The Chlorocebus sabaeus isolate Y175 chromosome 16, mChlSab1.0.hap1, whole genome shotgun sequence genome window below encodes:
- the H3-3B gene encoding histone H3.3, which yields MARTKQTARKSTGGKAPRKQLATKAARKSAPSTGGVKKPHRYRPGTVALREIRRYQKSTELLIRKLPFQRLVREIAQDFKTDLRFQSAAIGALQEASEAYLVGLFEDTNLCAIHAKRVTIMPKDIQLARRIRGERA from the exons ATGGCCCGAACCAAGCAGACTGCTCGTAAATCCACCGGTGGGAAAGCGCCCCGCAAGCAGCTGGCCACAAAAGCCGCCAGGAAAAGCGCTCCCTCTACCGGCGGGGTGAAGAAGCCTCATCGCTACAG GCCCGGGACCGTGGCGCTTCGAGAGATTCGTCGTTATCAGAAGTCGACCGAGCTGCTCATTCGGAAGCTGCCCTTCCAGAGGTTGGTGAGGGAGATCGCTCAGGATTTCAAAACCGACCTGAGGTTTCAGAGCGCGGCCATTGGTGCGCTGCAG GAGGCTAGCGAAGCGTACCTGGTGGGTCTGTTCGAAGATACTAATCTGTGTGCCATCCACGCTAAGAGAGTCACCATCATGCCCAAAGACATCCAGTTGGCTCGCCGGATACGGGGAGAGAGAGCTTAA
- the GALK1 gene encoding galactokinase, with the protein MAALRQPQVAELLAEARRAFREEFGAEPELAVSAPGRVNLIGEHTDYNQGLVLPMALELVTVVVGSPRKDGLVSLLTTSEGADEPQRLQFPLPTAQRSLEPGTPRWANYVKGVIQYYPAAPLPGFSAVVVSSVPLGGGLSSSASLEVAMYTFLQQLCPDSGTIAARAQVCQQAEHSFAGMPCGIMDQFISLMGQKGHALLIDCRSLETSLVPLSDPKLAVLITNSNVRHSLGSSEYPVRRRQCEEVAQALGKESLREVQLEELEAARELVSKEGFRRARHVVGEIQRTAQAAAALRRGDYRAFGRLMVESHRSLRDDYEVSCLELDQLVEAALAVPGVYGSRMTGGGFGGCTVTLLEASAAPHAMQHIQEHYGGTATFYLSQAADGAKVLHL; encoded by the exons ATGGCTGCTTTGAGACAGCCCCAGGTCGCGGAGCTGCTGGCCGAGGCCCGGCGAGCCTTCCGGGAGGAGTTCGGGGCCGAGCCTGAGCTGGCAGTGTCCGCGCCCGGCCGCGTCAACCTCATCGGGGAACACACGGACTACAACCAGGGCCTGGTGCTGCCTATG GCCCTGGAGCTCGTGACGGTGGTGGTGGGCAGCCCCCGCAAGGACGGGCTGGTGTCTCTCCTCACCACCTCTGAGGGTGCTGATGAGCCCCAGCGGCTGCAGTTTCCACTGCCCACAGCCCAGCGCTCGCTGGAGCCTGGGACCCCTCGGTGGGCCAACTATGTGAAGGGAGTGATTCAGTACTACCCAG CTGCCCCCCTCCctggcttcagtgcagtggtggtCAGCTCAGTGCCCCTGGGGGGTGGCCTGTCCAGCTCAGCATCCTTGGAAGTGGCCATGTACACGTTCCTCCAGCAGCTCTGTCCAG ACTCGGGCACAATAGCTGCCCGCGCCCAGGTGTGTCAGCAGGCTGAGCACAGCTTCGCAGGGATGCCCTGTGGCATCATGGACCAGTTCATCTCACTCATGGGACAGAAGGGCCACGCGCTGCTCATTGACTGCAG GtccttggagaccagcctggtgccACTCTCAGACCCCAAGCTGGCCGTGCTCATCACCAACTCTAATGTCCGCCACTCCCTGGGCTCCAGCGAGTACCCTGTGCGGCGGCGCCAGTGTGAAGAAGTGGCCCAGGCGCTGGGCAAGGAAAGCCTCCGGGAGGTGCAGCTGGAAGAGCTAGAGG CTGCCCGGGAACTGGTGAGCAAAGAGGGCTTCCGGCGGGCCCGGCATGTGGTGGGGGAGATTCAGCGCACGGCCCAGGCAGCGGCCGCCCTGAGACGTGGTGACTACAGAGCCTTTGGCCGCCTCATGGTGGAGAGCCACCGCTCACTCAG AGACGACTATGAggtgagctgcctggagctggacCAGCTGGTGGAGGCTGCACTTGCTGTGCCTGGGGTTTATGGCAGCCGCATGACGGGCGGTGGCTTCGGTGGCTGCACAGTGACACTGCTGGAGGCCTCTGCCGCTCCCCACGCCATGCAGCACATCCAG GAGCACTATGGCGGGACTGCCACCTTCTACCTCTCTCAAGCGGCCGATGGAGCCAAGGTGTTGCACTTGTGA